The following coding sequences are from one Veillonella rodentium window:
- the hemA gene encoding glutamyl-tRNA reductase — MQLVVLGLNHRSAAVEVRERFSFEKDEVVAALNRLYEYDFISECVILSTCNRTEIYAVLEDVDCPKTYMLRLLQDLKGAEKIDEKAFFFYEERDCIEHLFRVSASLDSLVLGEGQILSQLKGAYIQAYSAGCTGTIFNILFQRAIGVGKKVRTNTGIANTPVSVSYTAVNLAEDSLDKPLSDATVLILGAGTMSELTATHLQAKGVKTIFVSNRTFAKAEALAKRFNGKAVKLDHFVEQAKNADILITSTGAPHYIITPKEAKKIVQLREGEPIVMIDIAVPRDIDPAVADIDGIYLFNIDSLESVVEENKAQREEEARRAEPIIHEAIEDLLDKLSYLSVRPMMALLTEKAERIRSRELHRALAKLPDISDKERRIMDSMSRMITRKILREPMIHFNEIAGTEEEGLYWELFKDMFNLEKEG; from the coding sequence ATGCAATTAGTGGTATTAGGTCTAAATCATAGAAGTGCCGCTGTAGAGGTGCGTGAACGTTTCTCGTTTGAAAAGGACGAGGTAGTTGCCGCACTGAACCGCCTCTATGAGTATGATTTTATTTCAGAATGCGTTATATTATCCACATGTAACAGAACGGAAATATATGCCGTTTTAGAGGATGTGGACTGTCCGAAGACGTATATGTTAAGGCTGTTACAAGACTTGAAGGGGGCCGAAAAAATTGATGAGAAAGCATTCTTTTTCTATGAGGAAAGAGATTGTATAGAGCATCTGTTCCGCGTGTCCGCCAGTCTCGATTCCCTTGTGTTGGGGGAAGGTCAGATTTTGAGTCAGTTAAAGGGGGCTTATATTCAGGCATATAGCGCAGGCTGTACAGGTACAATTTTTAATATTTTATTCCAACGCGCCATCGGTGTCGGTAAAAAGGTTCGCACCAATACGGGTATTGCGAATACGCCGGTATCCGTCAGCTATACGGCGGTCAATCTTGCGGAGGACAGTCTGGATAAACCGTTATCCGATGCGACGGTCCTCATCTTAGGGGCCGGAACGATGAGCGAATTGACGGCGACCCATTTGCAGGCAAAAGGGGTAAAGACCATATTCGTGTCGAACCGTACCTTTGCTAAAGCGGAAGCGTTGGCGAAACGCTTTAACGGTAAAGCGGTTAAGCTCGATCACTTCGTGGAACAGGCGAAGAATGCGGATATTCTCATCACATCGACGGGGGCACCGCATTATATCATCACCCCTAAAGAAGCGAAAAAAATCGTTCAACTGCGCGAAGGAGAACCGATTGTTATGATCGACATCGCTGTACCGCGCGATATTGATCCGGCTGTGGCTGATATCGATGGAATTTATTTATTTAATATAGACTCCCTTGAAAGCGTCGTAGAGGAAAATAAGGCGCAACGCGAGGAAGAGGCGCGCCGGGCTGAGCCGATCATTCACGAAGCCATCGAGGATTTATTGGACAAACTTAGTTATTTATCCGTTCGCCCTATGATGGCCTTGTTGACGGAGAAGGCTGAGCGCATACGAAGCCGTGAATTACACAGGGCGCTCGCTAAATTACCGGATATTTCCGATAAGGAACGGCGCATTATGGATTCCATGAGTCGCATGATCACCCGTAAAATTTTGCGGGAACCTATGATTCACTTCAATGAGATTGCAGGTACGGAGGAAGAAGGTCTGTACTGGGAATTATTCAAAGATATGTTTAATCTTGAGAAAGAAGGCTGA
- the hemC gene encoding hydroxymethylbilane synthase has product MRDHIRIGTRKSALALWQAEHISAELKRLYPGVSVELVHFNTKGDRILEKPLAQVGGKGLFTAELEAAMYDGDIDIAVHSLKDMPTELPEGLTLGAISAREVPYDALVSPEYKTLDKLPQGARIGTSSLRRQAQLLHVRPDLRVEVIRGNVQTRLSKIETDNLDGVVLAQAGLKRLGLENQITQVFTADEMIPAVGQGALAIECRADDSEMLDMLAPINDEATRYAVEGERSFLRQLNGGCQVPMGVHGTIEKGQLRLRAMIASLDGRAVYEGEISGPAKKGEILGKNLARALYEEGGKHIVEALIEKGIIK; this is encoded by the coding sequence ATGAGAGATCATATTCGTATCGGCACGCGAAAAAGTGCCCTTGCCCTATGGCAGGCTGAACATATTAGTGCGGAATTGAAGCGTCTGTATCCCGGCGTTTCAGTGGAGCTGGTTCACTTTAATACAAAAGGGGACCGGATCCTGGAAAAACCGCTGGCTCAAGTGGGCGGTAAGGGATTATTCACGGCGGAACTTGAAGCGGCTATGTACGACGGGGACATCGATATTGCCGTACATAGCTTGAAGGATATGCCTACGGAATTACCGGAAGGCTTGACCTTAGGCGCTATCTCCGCTCGTGAAGTTCCCTATGATGCTCTCGTGAGCCCTGAGTATAAGACACTCGATAAATTGCCTCAAGGTGCCCGCATCGGTACGAGCAGTTTACGTCGTCAGGCACAGCTGCTTCATGTGCGTCCCGATTTACGCGTAGAGGTTATCCGCGGCAATGTACAGACGCGCCTCAGTAAGATAGAGACGGACAATCTGGATGGCGTCGTGTTGGCGCAGGCCGGTCTTAAACGGCTAGGTCTGGAGAATCAGATTACGCAGGTGTTTACGGCGGATGAAATGATACCCGCTGTAGGACAGGGGGCGCTTGCCATCGAGTGTCGTGCGGATGACTCGGAAATGCTCGACATGCTGGCGCCTATCAATGATGAAGCGACGCGCTATGCCGTAGAAGGGGAGCGCAGTTTCCTGCGTCAACTCAACGGCGGTTGCCAGGTGCCGATGGGCGTTCATGGCACCATCGAAAAGGGGCAGTTACGATTAAGGGCGATGATTGCATCCCTTGACGGTAGGGCCGTATATGAAGGTGAGATTTCCGGCCCCGCTAAAAAGGGGGAAATTCTCGGGAAAAATCTTGCGAGAGCCTTATATGAAGAAGGGGGCAAGCATATTGTGGAAGCCCTTATAGAGAAAGGAATCATAAAATGA